One genomic segment of Xyrauchen texanus isolate HMW12.3.18 chromosome 5, RBS_HiC_50CHRs, whole genome shotgun sequence includes these proteins:
- the mpc2a gene encoding mitochondrial pyruvate carrier 2 gives MAMSRTRLILRLQSCRFYSGGLRATYHRNLDRLELMLPPKLRPFYNHPVGPKTVFFWAPVFKWGLVVAGFSDMTRPPEKLSVSQSCVITATGLIWSRYCLVIIPKNWALFAVNLFLGLCGSIQLMRIWRYNQKLQKKGEEVQQS, from the exons ATGGCTATGAGTCGCACCAGACTTATTTTACGACTGCAATCATGTCGTTTTTATTCCGGTGGACTGAGAGCGACATATCACCGAAACTTGGACAGGCTCGAGTTAATGCTGCCGCCTAAATTAAGACCTTTCTACAATCATCCTGTTG GGCCAAAGACTGTTTTCTTCTGGGCTCCTGTTTTTAAATGG GGTTTAGTAGTGGCTGGTTTCTCTGACATGACCCGGCCACCAGAAAAGCTCAgtgtctctcagtcttgtgtAATTACTGCCACAG GGCTTATTTGGTCAAGGTACTGCTTGGTTATCATTCCTAAGAACTGGGCTCTTTTTGCAGTTAACTTATTTCTGGGCCTTTGTGGAAGCATACAGCTCATGAGAATATGGAG GTACAACCAAAAGCTCCAAAAGAAAGGAGAGGAAGTACAGCAGTCTTGA